In Colletotrichum destructivum chromosome 1, complete sequence, the sequence TAGGTACTCCGATCCCCTCCGGCTGGTAGGTGGTAGACTCATGATGTGAAGGCAATTACGGGATCTCATCAAAAACATGTATATTTGTTGCAATATTCCCACTTCTCGTGCtaggaaaagaaggagaatAATATTGGAGAAATGAATCATCTGCATTGGAAAGTGAAAAAGAACTTGAAAATAAACTACGGGATACACTATTGAGTCTTGCTCCTGTTGCTCCTGCCAAAAGCCACCTGATTCAACCATTCACTACTCGAGCGTGTACTCGATTAGCGTTGCAACGCCTGCCCATCCATGGCGGTATGCTTTGCCTGCACGACCAAGAAGCTCACGTTGGCAACTCCAATTCTCTTTACTTCCATCAAGACACCAAGAGCGATAGACCCAAGCGTCTTCCGCGGATCGGCAATAAACATCTCTCCTGCAGTCCTGTGGTCAGCTTTCCGAGATACGTCGGAACGGCCGAGGATAAATGTGGTATCCCGCTTCTCTCCAGCTTGAAGAGCCAAATACTCGGCAACGATGGCTGAGGAAGTGATATCCTTCGTGACAGTACATGTAACCTTGTTAAAGGTGATGCGTCCGGCGACGGAACTATGGATGTTGGACGTGATCCGTAGGAACTGCATGTTggtctcgtcatcggcgtcggcggcgtcgacgatgttgacctcgaggttctcgtTCTGTGCGAGCTGGATTCCGAGTTTCACGGCGTAGATGTCGTCGGCAGCGCCCGTGTAGAGGACGCGAACCAGCTTCTTGCCTCGCCTTTCTGCCGAGAAGAACCTGACGGTTGAAATACCCTGGGTGTCAGAAACGTTGATGCCAGATACCTGCCTGGTGAGGTGCCTTGGCTTCTTGGCTCCTGTGCCTGAGCTGTCGGCTTTTCCGAGGAGTGTGGAGTCGATAAATGTAGCCACTGCCGAGATAAGCCTTGCCTTGTCAAAGACGCTGGCCATGAGGTTGGAGAAGTCGCCGGTGCCGATAGGATCTACTCCCTTCGTGGTTGCACTGTAGAAAGAAGGGATCTCGGAGATGGTGCCAGTCTCGCTCCATGGAacgacgatgaggtcgcTGTTCAGCTTGGTAGCCTGTGTGGCTAATGTATCGGCGAAGGAGTCTTCGGGTACAACGGTAATTTGACCAGAGATGACAACATCTCTTGTTGTGTTGATGGCGGATGTACCAAAAGCCTTGATGATTGGATCCTGGCCAGCGTATCCTTCGATTTCCGAGACCTTCATGGCTGAAGAGTTGCGCTCGCTAAGCCCGACCAGACGTAGGCCGTGGATTCGAAGGAGTTCCTGCGGAGGTGATTCCTCTTCCGGGATTTGCACAGCATGCTCGACGAGACCTTTTTCTCCACCGTGATAACTCTTTTCGGGAGACAAGCTTTGGGGTGATGCAGTGTCCTGGCCGCTGGTGAAAAGAGATATGGTTGACAAAAGACTAGAAAGACCATCCGTGCGAAGATACACTAGCAGTTTGCTAGCAGGCTCTCTCTGatcgtcatcttctttgCTATCGACGTCGTCCTTCTGAGTTGGGGTGCCGTCCCAATTGATCTggcccctcctccacaaCTCCAGTTTCTGTTGATAAGACGGAGGGTAAAGCCACATGACAAGAGGGGTGGCGGTAAAAGTGGTAACAAGCGCCATAACCACAAAAATGGTGAACATCCTTGTGCTGATAATCTTGGCTTGCAGACCGATGTTCAAAACGATCAGCTCAACATGACCCTTGCAGGACATGAGAGTGCCGATGGTGAGGGATTCACGCCAGACCATGCCGTTCATTCGCGCACCCACACTACCTCCGAGTAACTTGGAAAAGAACGCCAAGAAAATGACGGCGACAACGTATACCCAGGTTTTTTCAGTATCAAGCAAGCCCAagttggtgttgatgccgGACCAGGCAAAGAACAGAGGCACGAAGAGGGTCGAAACTAGGTCTTCAATCTTCTCCGTCAGCTTGATGGCGAAACCGCCATCGTGGGGGCAAATAAGGCCGATCATGAAGGCTCCAAAGATGGCATGGACACCAATAATCTTTGTGAAAGATGCGGACGCCAGGACCATGATTAGAGTCAAGCAGACTATCCCTTGCGAGGGACCATGCTCCAAGCTCTTTGTCCGACGAAGCACCCACATGAAGGCAGGCCTCACAACGTAGGCAACCAACAGACAGTATCCAAAAGAGACCAGTAATATCCATAAGGCTGTCACTCCAGCGCCAGAATTGACGAGAGTGACACACAGCGCAAGCAAGATccagccgacgacgtcgttggTGACTCCGGAAGTCAGCACGATGACTCCGACGGCGGTGTTGAGTAGCTTCAGGGAAGTCAATATTCGGCAAAGCACAGAGAAAGCTGTGATTGCGAATGCTATGCCGATGAAGAGTGCAAATAATCCAAAGGATATGGGTGTGAGACCTGGGTCATCGCGGAACTCATTGTACAACCCATAGGCCAAGGCAACACCAATGCCGAAGGGTATGGCCATGTCCAAGGTTGCGATGCAAATTGCGGTTCTCCAGTTTCGCAGGAGGTATGATAGGTCGATTTCGAGGCCAacgagaaagaggaagagaacaAGACCGATTTGGGCTACGAGTCGGAAAGGTGCCATGGACTCTTTGGGGAAGATGGCTGCAGTAAATGCGGGGATGCGGCTGAAGACAGAAGGTCCGAGAAGAATTCCCTGAGTTGTCCGTGTCAGATTCATATTGAGTATTatgtcgcgggcggcgccgacgacgtggtGATAAAAAGTTAAGAAATTTCATTGAGACTCACGGTGACAACTTCCGCTATAACTCTCGGCTGTCGAATCAGGCTCAGAGGCCAGTACAGTAGTCTGCTCAGGGAGATCACGATGACGGCCTGAATGATGAACATGACGATTGGGTCCGCGGGGTTGAAGACGGACGGGTTCAGGCCCTCGAAAATGCCACCTTGCGAAGGGGCTCTGCTGCCCGTCGGAATGGGCGTCGCCACTGTGGACGCTGTAGTCGACATGATTGATACTGTTGGAATTTCCGTGTTTCTAAAAGCGAAGAGGCTGCCGCGTTGAAGAACCCTATGTTGGTGTTTCGCAATCTCGACGGCTTCTTCAGACTGGAATGACAGCCGAGATTGGTCGAAGGAGCAAAGAAGCAAAATCCAAGCAATCATGGATTAGAGGCAGCCAGTGCAGTGGGTTGAGGTGCTATAAGACAAGCTCTGTTTATAACTAGGGTGTTTGGGACTGGcatcgagaagaagggcaagccAGTCCGGCGGCGAGCTCTGTCGAACGACAGAGTAACGCGTCAATGTGAGCAACGATGGCAGCAGCGTCTTGTCAAGCTTTCCCCCGTCCAGACTGCCTTGTTCCCAGCTGTCGGCTTGTGTCTGAAACGTCTTGCTTAAGTGTTCCCGAGCTAGAGGTAGTCTTGTACGCAAGGGTTCATCTGGGTAAGCCGTATTGAAAACGGCAACCATGGTCGTAGTGGCAGATCTCGCAGCTGAGCCCTCTTTATCATGATCAAAAGTCTTCAAATGAGAGTCGACCTGCTCATTTGACAGCCCACGGCTTGCGAGTAAGGCGCGCAGACGCGagttctcggcggcgacctcgcTGGCGCCCGTCTGCATCGGCAAAGATGCCTCGATGCCTTGCCTCTCATATTCCTGGACCTTTCGCTGCAATTCGTTGATGAGCTCTTTTCGCCGAGCGCGTGATCGTCGTTGATTGTCTCGTATCCGTGTCGCTTTAGCAGGTTTGTCAGTTTGAAGCTGCTACTCGAACAAGATGTCAGCAGGAAGTGATTTGATGGCGGTAGCAAGCCCAAGGTCTTCGAGGAGTTGTCACTGCGACCAAAGAAGGGATAAGAAACTACTATTCGCTTACGTGACCTCGCGACGCATTCTTGGTTCGTGGACCCGAATGATCTATACAGTTTTGCTCCGACATGTTCTGTAACATTCGAATATCCTGGGATAGTATGGACGCGTAGACGAGCAGTCCTTGAACCGTAAAATAAGCCAAGAAGGACTGGTCCAGATTGCTGTTGCCGTCGGTGACAAATCGCTTAAATAACCCGGCCAGGAATGTCACATCAGCCGCTGAGACATCCCTGGCCAGCCGATAAAAACAGTGAATATTATGCCCAATAAGAAAAGAGCATCTGTCGGTGTGAATGTTTAGTTACGTCTCTTTCATTCCAATTGTTCCCCAGCTCGTCCAATAATGCGGCTACGACCCTATGAGCCTGGAAT encodes:
- a CDS encoding Putative cation/H+ exchanger, sodium/solute symporter superfamily; this encodes MSTTASTVATPIPTGSRAPSQGGIFEGLNPSVFNPADPIVMFIIQAVIVISLSRLLYWPLSLIRQPRVIAEVVTGILLGPSVFSRIPAFTAAIFPKESMAPFRLVAQIGLVLFLFLVGLEIDLSYLLRNWRTAICIATLDMAIPFGIGVALAYGLYNEFRDDPGLTPISFGLFALFIGIAFAITAFSVLCRILTSLKLLNTAVGVIVLTSGVTNDVVGWILLALCVTLVNSGAGVTALWILLVSFGYCLLVAYVVRPAFMWVLRRTKSLEHGPSQGIVCLTLIMVLASASFTKIIGVHAIFGAFMIGLICPHDGGFAIKLTEKIEDLVSTLFVPLFFAWSGINTNLGLLDTEKTWVYVVAVIFLAFFSKLLGGSVGARMNGMVWRESLTIGTLMSCKGHVELIVLNIGLQAKIISTRMFTIFVVMALVTTFTATPLVMWLYPPSYQQKLELWRRGQINWDGTPTQKDDVDSKEDDDQREPASKLLVYLRTDGLSSLLSTISLFTSGQDTASPQSLSPEKSYHGGEKGLVEHAVQIPEEESPPQELLRIHGLRLVGLSERNSSAMKVSEIEGYAGQDPIIKAFGTSAINTTRDVVISGQITVVPEDSFADTLATQATKLNSDLIVVPWSETGTISEIPSFYSATTKGVDPIGTGDFSNLMASVFDKARLISAVATFIDSTLLGKADSSGTGAKKPRHLTRQVSGINVSDTQGISTVRFFSAERRGKKLVRVLYTGAADDIYAVKLGIQLAQNENLEVNIVDAADADDETNMQFLRITSNIHSSVAGRITFNKVTCTVTKDITSSAIVAEYLALQAGEKRDTTFILGRSDVSRKADHRTAGEMFIADPRKTLGSIALGVLMEVKRIGVANVSFLVVQAKHTAMDGQALQR